The following are encoded in a window of Massilia sp. R2A-15 genomic DNA:
- the petA gene encoding ubiquinol-cytochrome c reductase iron-sulfur subunit, translating into MSNEKQVDPGRRVLLSATCAAGGVVGLATAGALVSTFQPSERAKAAGAPVEVDISDVAPGAMKVVEWRGKPVWILRRTPEMMASLAKNDDKVADPKSDKIYQLEMPAYAKNETRSRSEHKEVLVVVGICSHLGCSPSSRFAEGAQPSLPDDWAGGFLCPCHGSTFDLAARVFKNKPAPSNLDVPPYMYLSDNRIVIGRDEKGDA; encoded by the coding sequence ATGAGTAACGAAAAACAGGTCGATCCAGGCCGACGCGTGTTGCTGTCCGCCACTTGTGCGGCGGGAGGAGTAGTCGGGCTTGCCACGGCAGGCGCCTTGGTCAGTACGTTTCAGCCGTCGGAGCGGGCCAAAGCGGCCGGCGCGCCGGTAGAAGTTGATATCTCGGACGTGGCTCCGGGCGCCATGAAAGTGGTGGAATGGCGCGGCAAGCCGGTGTGGATCCTGCGCCGCACGCCCGAAATGATGGCCTCGCTGGCCAAGAACGACGACAAGGTCGCCGATCCGAAATCGGACAAGATCTACCAGCTCGAGATGCCGGCCTACGCCAAAAACGAAACCCGGTCGCGCAGCGAGCACAAGGAAGTGCTGGTGGTGGTCGGGATCTGCTCGCACCTGGGCTGCTCGCCGTCGTCGCGCTTTGCCGAAGGCGCCCAGCCTTCGCTGCCGGACGACTGGGCCGGCGGCTTCCTGTGCCCATGCCATGGCTCCACCTTCGACCTCGCCGCGCGCGTGTTCAAGAACAAGCCGGCGCCGTCGAACCTGGACGTGCCGCCGTATATGTATCTGTCGGACAACCGCATCGTGATCGGCCGCGACGAGAAAGGCGACGCATAA
- the mscL gene encoding large conductance mechanosensitive channel protein MscL: MSMMGEFKLFALKGNVMDLAVGVIIGAAFAKIVDSLVADIIMPPIGKLFGGLDFANYYIPLNNQAYGLALAEAKKGGAVIAYGNFLTVLLNFIILAFVIFQMVRFINRLQKPVPVAVVVPEDVVLLREIRDSLKR; encoded by the coding sequence ATGAGCATGATGGGCGAATTCAAGCTGTTTGCGCTGAAGGGCAACGTGATGGACCTGGCGGTCGGCGTGATCATCGGCGCCGCCTTCGCCAAGATCGTCGATTCGCTGGTGGCCGACATCATCATGCCTCCGATCGGCAAGCTGTTCGGCGGGCTCGACTTCGCCAATTACTACATCCCGCTCAACAACCAGGCCTACGGGCTGGCCCTGGCGGAGGCGAAAAAAGGCGGCGCCGTCATCGCCTACGGCAACTTCCTGACCGTGTTGCTCAACTTCATCATCCTGGCCTTCGTGATCTTCCAGATGGTGCGCTTCATCAATCGCCTGCAAAAGCCTGTGCCGGTGGCCGTAGTGGTGCCCGAAGACGTGGTGCTGCTGCGCGAGATCCGCGACTCGCTGAAGCGATAA
- a CDS encoding Do family serine endopeptidase, whose protein sequence is MRRLWLLFAQTVTVALALYVVVHAMRPDWLDRPAPRLVGGTAASPAAVLQAPPQPVAGSYREAAGRAMPAVVNILTSKALRQNHPLLRDPFFRKFFGDRLPREEQLSSLGSGVIVSPDGYILTNNHVVEAADEIEVVLADGRKAPAKVVGTDPETDLAVIRIAAKNLPVIVLGRADQARVGDVVLAIGNPFGVGQTVTMGIISAVGRNNLHINQFENFIQTDAAINFGNSGGALVDTSGNLIGINAAIYSQTGGSVGIGFAIPVTTAKSVMEAIIKSGQVVRGWIGIETQDITPELADSFGLSRESGAIIAGVVRDGPADRAGIKPGDILLAVQGKAVANTSEMLVLIAQLPPGQKAKMTVIRKDRQSTLDVMVGKRPRAVE, encoded by the coding sequence ATGCGACGCCTCTGGCTGCTGTTTGCGCAAACCGTCACGGTAGCCCTGGCGTTGTACGTGGTGGTGCATGCCATGCGTCCGGACTGGCTGGACCGGCCCGCGCCGCGGCTCGTAGGCGGCACCGCGGCCAGCCCGGCCGCGGTGCTGCAGGCGCCGCCGCAGCCGGTCGCCGGCAGCTATCGCGAGGCCGCAGGGCGCGCCATGCCGGCGGTCGTGAACATCCTCACCAGCAAGGCGCTGCGGCAAAACCATCCGCTGCTGCGCGACCCGTTCTTCCGCAAATTCTTCGGCGACCGCTTGCCGCGCGAGGAGCAGCTCTCCAGCCTCGGTTCGGGCGTCATCGTCAGCCCGGACGGCTACATCCTGACCAACAACCACGTGGTCGAGGCGGCCGACGAGATCGAAGTGGTGCTGGCCGACGGCCGCAAGGCGCCGGCCAAGGTGGTCGGCACCGATCCCGAGACCGACCTGGCGGTGATCCGCATCGCCGCGAAAAACCTGCCGGTGATCGTGCTCGGCCGCGCCGACCAGGCGCGCGTGGGCGACGTCGTGCTGGCGATCGGCAATCCCTTCGGCGTCGGCCAGACCGTCACCATGGGCATCATCTCCGCCGTCGGGCGCAACAACCTGCACATCAACCAGTTCGAGAATTTCATCCAGACCGACGCGGCGATCAACTTCGGCAACTCGGGCGGCGCGCTGGTCGATACCAGCGGCAACCTGATCGGCATTAACGCGGCGATCTATTCGCAGACCGGCGGCTCGGTCGGCATCGGCTTCGCCATTCCCGTGACCACCGCCAAGTCGGTGATGGAAGCGATCATCAAGTCCGGCCAGGTGGTGCGCGGCTGGATCGGCATCGAAACCCAGGACATCACGCCCGAACTGGCCGACAGCTTCGGGCTGTCGCGCGAGTCCGGCGCCATCATCGCCGGCGTGGTGCGCGACGGGCCGGCCGACCGCGCCGGCATCAAGCCGGGCGACATCCTGCTCGCGGTGCAGGGCAAGGCGGTGGCCAACACCAGCGAGATGCTGGTCCTGATCGCGCAACTGCCGCCAGGGCAGAAAGCAAAAATGACGGTCATTCGCAAGGACCGCCAGTCCACGCTCGACGTGATGGTCGGCAAGCGTCCGCGCGCAGTCGAGTAA
- a CDS encoding DUF2461 domain-containing protein, translating into MHLRDLTQFLTELKENNNRPWFIMNKPRYDILREEFLEVVTQLIAELSKFDKQIAACNPKKAMFRINRDIRFANDKSPYKTRFSAGFAPNDKRRPSAGAGPTYYFHIEGDGTLGFGVGEYIPPAPRLKAIRQHIVNDATGFAKVLKNKALRATFDGFDIDGGALQRPPKGFDPEHQHIEYLKMKSIFVWTEVKLPLNAPDKLVPLLASGFKDAFALVTWLRGVKENVDEADA; encoded by the coding sequence ATGCATTTGCGCGACCTGACGCAGTTCCTGACCGAGTTAAAAGAAAATAACAACCGTCCCTGGTTCATCATGAACAAACCGCGCTACGACATCCTGCGCGAAGAGTTCCTCGAAGTCGTCACCCAGCTGATCGCCGAGCTGTCCAAATTCGACAAGCAGATCGCGGCCTGCAACCCGAAGAAAGCGATGTTCCGCATCAACCGCGACATCCGTTTCGCCAACGACAAGAGCCCGTACAAGACGCGCTTTTCGGCGGGCTTCGCGCCGAACGACAAGCGGCGCCCGAGCGCGGGGGCGGGGCCGACCTACTATTTCCACATCGAAGGCGACGGCACGCTCGGTTTCGGCGTGGGCGAATACATCCCGCCGGCGCCGCGCCTGAAAGCGATTCGCCAGCACATCGTCAACGATGCGACAGGCTTTGCGAAAGTGTTGAAAAATAAAGCCCTGCGCGCGACCTTCGACGGATTTGATATCGATGGCGGCGCGCTGCAGCGCCCGCCGAAAGGGTTCGACCCGGAGCACCAGCACATCGAGTATCTGAAGATGAAAAGTATCTTTGTCTGGACCGAGGTCAAGCTGCCGCTGAATGCGCCGGACAAGCTGGTGCCGCTGCTGGCGAGCGGGTTCAAGGACGCGTTCGCGCTGGTCACCTGGCTGCGCGGCGTGAAGGAAAATGTGGACGAGGCAGACGCTTAA
- a CDS encoding cupin domain-containing protein: MALQHAASGDKIALARDDADIAFFTSVALAKTPHMELIRLVLPKERPMPLHKVDGEVTLQCLEGQIEVDAHGKTVALAPGEMLYLAGGVPHSVRAVEDAVALMTILLVHQHEPAVA, encoded by the coding sequence ATGGCATTACAACACGCAGCATCGGGAGACAAGATTGCGCTGGCGCGCGACGACGCCGACATCGCTTTTTTCACGTCGGTGGCGCTGGCCAAGACGCCGCATATGGAACTGATCCGGCTGGTCCTGCCGAAGGAGCGGCCGATGCCGCTGCACAAGGTCGACGGCGAAGTCACCCTGCAATGCCTGGAAGGGCAGATCGAGGTCGATGCGCACGGCAAGACGGTGGCGCTGGCGCCGGGCGAAATGCTGTACCTGGCCGGCGGCGTGCCGCATTCGGTGCGCGCGGTGGAAGACGCGGTGGCCCTGATGACGATTTTGCTGGTGCACCAGCACGAGCCAGCGGTCGCCTAA